GCCGGTTGGCCGCTCTACTCGATGTGCCACTCGTGGCTGCTGCGCAGAACATCGTGCCGGTTGCCCGTACTTCAGCAGAGTCGGTTGAGAAGCTGCGCACCTGGGCCAGCGGTCGCTGCCTGAGTGCTGACCGGCCGGGAATCTATCAACCGGCAGCCAAGCAAGCCAGTTCACGTCGGCGTGTTGCTCGCGGCAGCTCAGATTCATCGCAGAATTAAGCCTTTGAAGTCAGACAACGACGCACAAGGGTTCAATGGGAACAGTGAATCAATGCCGGAAATACTTGAACCTTTAGCAGCGTAGCTCTGCTAACGAACCCACTTCAACCTTTCAGGAGACCTCCATGACCACATTGCTAGATCGCCCAACGGCGAACCAACATTCAACCGCAGCCGAGCGATTGCGCACGACAATGGCCGCCGTCCGGATCGCCTTTACCTGGCTAGGCGTCCGCAAGACGCTGAGCCCCGAACAGAAGTCACAAGCGGCGGACACGTTTGGGGCTGAACGCGAATACCTGTCGGCCGGCAAGAAAGTAATCGACACCTCGCATCCCGCGTTCAAGGCTGTCACCAGCGTTCGCAGTCGCATCATTTCGTACTGGAAGGGGATCAGCCTCCCGTACCCCGAGGCCGGTATCCGGCTCATTCGCCAGGAAGACATCGCATCGTTCACCTCTCAGCTCGAAGTCTGCAAGGTAGAACTGGAAGGCGCCGTGGCGAAGCTCGACGAGTGTTATGGCGAGCTGAGGCAGGCTGCCCGCGAGCGGCTGGGGTCGCTCTACAATTCGGGCGACTATCCAGCCACACTGCAAGGCTGGTTCGATGTGGCCTGGGACTTCCCTAGCGTGGAACCGCCCGAGTACCTGCGGCAGCTCAGCCCGCAGCTTTATCAGCAAGAGGCCTCTCGGATTGCGGCACGTTTTGATGAAGCGGTGCAGCTGGCCGAGCAGGCCTTTACGGAAGAGCTCTCGAAGCTGGTTTCGCACCTCACCGAGCGGCTCAGCGGCGCCGACGATGGCAAGCCTAAGGTCTTCCGCGATTCGGTCATCGAGAACCTGCGCGAATTCTTTGACCGGTTCCGGCACCTGAACATTCGCTCGGATGAACAACTGGATGACCTCGTGGTTCAGGCCCAGCGGGTGTTGCGAGGCGTAGAACCGCAGCAACTCCGCGACAACCAGGCCCTCCGGCAGCAAGTGGCATCGCAGCTCTCAGGCGTGCAGTCCGTACTCGACGGCCTGCTGGTCGACCGTCCCCGCCGTAACATCCTCCGCCGGGGGAAGTGAGGTTCAAACCGATGGAACTTGTCATCGAACCCACGGGCCTGACTCGCTGTATCTACGGCGAGGCGATTGACCTGGCGCTGCTCGGCCAATTGACCATTCGGAGAGGTTCGCATGTTGAACCGAACTCGCAGGGCCATTGGCTCTGCGATCTCTCGCCAGTCTCTGGTCCGACGCTCGGGCCCTTTGAGTCGCGCAGTGAAGCACTGTTGGCCGAAGTTGCCTGGCTCTCGGAGCATTGGCTCGCGCCAGCCGGCTGAGGCTGGCATTCTGTCTTGATCTGACTTCTCGTTCGTCCATTTGTCGGGCTCGCTTTGCGCGCATGCGGAGGGCGAGCCTTTTTTTGTTTGTCTTAATCCCAGGAGCTGTCCCATGACCCAAGCTGAACTGAATCAAGCCGTGGCTGACGCTACCGGTGAATCGTTACGCACGATCCGCCGCCGTGGCTTCAGCGTCGTCACACCGCTGCAAGTCTTTGACCCCGACCAGAACGATGACTATTCGCTCCCCAGCATTGTCGACTGGGACGTGCTCGAACGGCAGCAACGTTGCCGTGCGGCGTAATGCCTTTCGTCGCATTCAACAACTGGCGGCAGCCTGGCTGCCGCCCCCTGGTTTGCCCCTTCTTTCATTCGGAGTTATACGCCTTGATTCAAATTACTTGTCTGCTTGCCAAGCAGCTTCGTTCGATCATCAAGAGAACCTTTCGCCACCAAAGCTCGCAGGCCGTGTTAACGCTTCGCTCGGGTGACGATGGCCTGTTCATCGAGTTTCAAGGAAACAATCAGGCTCTGCAGTATCACGATCTTCGGCCCCAGGACCGCGAACAGCTGATCGTTCCGTTCAACCTGCTCACGGACGTGCAGGGGGCGAAAGCGGAACCCGTGTATATCAATACCCGTCGGCCTGGGGTGCTGAGTGCCAGCTGGCATGACAAGGGTGAGCTGCGCGATTTGGAATACGATGCCCCAGAGCCGGCTGCGGACGCGAAGTCGTTTCCGACACTGCCAACGACATTCACTGAAAACCCCTCGTCCTTGGTCACAGCCCTCCGCGCGGCATACGAGACCACCGATCTGGAGAGCAAGCGGTATGCTCTGGGCTGTGTCCAAGTTCGGGGCCAGGAAGGGGTGATCGCTGCCACCGATGGCCGGCAGCTGCTGAAGCAAGCTGGCTTCTCGTTCGGTTTCGAAGCCGAGATCTTGCTGCAGCCCACCCAGTTCTTTGCGCGCAAAAGACCTCCCCACTGATCAGGCGGTTCGAGCTGGCAAGTGCGATGACAAATTGTTCGCCTTCCAGATTGGACCGTGGACGCTTTGGCTCGGGATCGAGCTGGCAGGCCGCTTTCCGGATATCGACCGTATCATTCCCACCTCGTACAGCAAATCGACCCTGCAGCTGGCTCCCGCCGATGCCAGGTTCCTGGTCGACAATTTGCCCAGGCTTCCAAGCGGTGACACGAATCGCGAACTGACGCTCGATCTCAACGGGAGCGTGATTCTGCGGGCCTCATCGCCCAGCTCGCCGCGGCCTACTGAGCTGGTCCTGCGCAATTCAAGCAAGCAGGGAGTTGACGTTCGCATTTGCACTGACCGGAAGTTCCTGGCACGGGCTGCCGAGCAGGGCTTTGCCGAAATCTCCCTGCCAGACAATTTGTCACCGGCAGTAGCCCGGGACGCGACGCGCATTTACCTGTGGATGCTGCTCGACCCGAAGGAGGCGATCCAACCGACGCCAGACTGCCTCCGCATCGAATCGCCACTCAAATTCAGCTCTGGCGGTTCCTCACCACGACCAACCCAGAAGGCCAGAGTAATGCCCCTGACTCGAATTGCGACCAGAACCTGAACATCCGCATGGGCAATCGCCGCTTTACCCGCCTGACGAACGCGTTCAGCAAGAAGGCTGAAATGCTGGCTTACAGCATCGCCATCACATTCATGTACCATAATTTCGTGCGGGTTCACCAAACCCTGAAAACTACGCCAGCAATCGCCGCTGGGGTTGCTAAAATCAAATGGACGATTCAAGACATTGTGAATCTGCTGCCTGTCCAAGAATCGAAGAAGCGCGGCCCGCACAAGAAGCAGGCGAAGGAATAGAAGTGTGGAGCACGTAGACCTCACTCCAGATCAAGTCATTGGTCGAACGCTAATTGAGATTCGCCAAGTCTGTGAATCCAATGTGAACGGAATGGACTGGGCGACAATCTACTTCGTGCTTGACTCGAAACTGTCTTTCACGCTGCCAGGCGAATGGGGAGCTGGCCTGTGCCTCGATTTCGTACCAGATGAAGCTGTTCCGCTGAGCGGTGCGGATGTAATCCACGGTACGCGTATTTTGGCGTTACTGCGGCCAAAGGAAGGTGCCACTATTCCTAACGAATCTCTGTGCCTGTTATTCGAAAATGGGTACATCGCTTGTGATATTATGGGCGACTACCACGGCACTGGCTCGCCGGGTTTGTATCTCTTTCCGCCCGGCGAAGTCGATTTGGGACAACTTGAGCCAGTCTGGGGTGATATTTCAAACTGACCCACTACCCGCCGGCGCGTCGATAGTCACCAAAATGAGTGGCATCACCAATTTGCTGGTGCCTCTTACCGAGTATGACCTGTGGGAAGGAGCCCCCTTATGCGCACCGCACAAGTTCGAGTCTGGTTGATTGCCACGCTGCTGGCGAGCCTGTCGGTCGCCAGCGGGCAAGAGCCGATCGTTTATCAGGATGGAGACGCCTGTGCTGAATATGCGGCCGAGGATTGCTCTTGTTGCAAGGCGGCCCTGCTCGGCTTCATTCAGCCTACCGATCCCGCTTGGGCCGGCTTCATCAGCCCGATGACGAATCCTGTTTTCTTTGAAGATCCGCGGACGCTCACCGAAGCCCGCTTCATCTTCATCGATCATCAGGTTCCTTCGTTGGCGGGCGGCGCCATTCCCTCCAGCCGGTTGCAGGTTCTGGCCGTGCAGCTGCGTGCGGCGCTGACCCATGATCTCTCGCTGATCGCCACCAAGGATGGGTTCATCTTTCCGTCGGCCGGCGCACCGCTGGACGACGGCTGGGCCGATGTTTCGCTGGGACTCAAATACAATCTATGGAAGGATTGTTGCTGCCAGCGGATCCTGAGCGTGGGAGCGACTTACGAACTGCCAGTGGGAAGCACGCAGGCCCTGCAAGGAAACGGCGACGGCGAGTTCAATCTGTTCGCTTCGTACGGGGCACTGTTCGGCGACAGCAACCATTTCCTCACGACCCTCGGCCTGCGCCTGCCGACCGATCGCTCGGAGGAAAACCAGGTCTTCTACTGGTCTGCCCACGTCGACCGCCAGTTCTGCGGCACCTGCTGGTACGGGTTCCTGGAAGGGACCTGGTACCATTGGCTCAGTAATGGCGACAATGCGGCCTTCAACGGCATCCAAGGTGGAGACTTATTCAACTTCGGCTCGACCGGAGTCGCCGGCACGGACATCGTGACGGGGGCTGTGGGCCTCAAGTACAAGCCGTCCCTCCTCAACGAGATTGGCGTCGCCTACGAGGTGCCCCTCACCGATGAGCGAGGCGTCCTGCAACACCGGTTCACTGCCGATTACATTCTGCGATATTGATCCGAACGTGAATCGCCGAAGAGACGTATCTTCTTCCATTTACAACGAGCGCAGAGGTTGCTTTCAATTGTTCTTGGTTAGATTGGAGACCCGTACCATTCCTCTCAAACAACTGAACTGGCCTGAGAATAACCTCTCACGCTATGCTGCGAAAATAGCATTTTCAGACGGCCTCTAAGAGAAAAATGACATTACTTTTAAGCACTCCAACTACGGAGCAATGACTGTTAAGGTGAGAACTTTCGTCGGGCTCCAGCTGCCAAGTTGGTCCTTCGCGCGGGCCAGGTATCTCACAGTGCCGATGGGCAATCCCACAGTCGAAGAAACTAACTTCCAATTGCCCAGCGCAGTGCTGGTAGCGTTGCCGAGGAAAACATCAGTCTCAGAATCGATCACATTATTACCGTTGAGGTCGAGATACATTTCAACAGCAACTACTGAGCCATCCGTGTCGGCTACAGTATTCGCTGTGAGCGTCACGTTAGCCCCTTGCACGACAGACGTTGGTGAAGCCGTCAAGCTGCCAATTGTAGGCTTGCTGTTGACCCAGAGACTCTGGCTGACAATCGGGCTGTAGGCACTATTATTGTCTTTAGCCCGGGCGATAACCTGCACTGTGCCCAGCGGAAAGGCGGAAGTTGAGAGAACCTTGAACCAGCCATCTGCGGCCGTTGTGTCGGAACCCAGTGACACGTCGCCGGCATCGATAACGCCGTTGCTGTTGGCATCGCGATAAAACTCCACGGCGGTAACGGTTCCCGGTGCGGCATCGCTCACTCCGCTGGCCGTGATCGTCAAACTGTCACCCTTATGGAGCAGATTCGACGAGACACTAATCGAGGCCAGCGCGGGCGGCAGATTGACCAGTCCCGTTGTGTATCGAGTAGCGCTCCAGGCGTTATTGTTGTCGCGGGCTCGCGACAAGTACTTTACCGAGCCTACCGGGAAAGATACCGTTGAACCGGTCCATTTCCAGCCGTCGGTAACACTGTCGTCCGATCCCAGAAACTCATCCGTGGGATCGATTACGTTGTCATTGTCCAAGTCACGGTAAAACTCGACCAGCACAACGTAGCCATCCGTGTCGGCTACAGTATTCGCTGTGAGCGTCACGTTAGCCCCTTGCACGACAGACGTTGGTGAAGCCGTCAAGCTGCCAATTGTAGGCTTGCTGTTGACCCAGAGACTCTGGCTGACAATCGGGCTGTAGGCACTATTATTGTCTTTAGCCCGGGCGATAACCTGCACTGTGCCCAGCGGAAAGGCGGAAGTTGAGAGAACCTTGAACCAGCCATCTGCGGCCGTTGTGTCGGAACCCAGTGACACGTCGCCGGCATCGATAACGCCGTTGCTGTTGGCATCGCGATAAAACTCCACGGCGGTAACGGTTCCCGGTGCGGCATCGCTCACTCCGCTGGCCGTGATCGTCAAACTGTCACCCTTATGGAGCAGATTCGACGAGACACTAATCGAGGCCAGCGCGGGCGGCAGATTGACCAGTCCCGTTGTGTATCGAGTAGCGCTCCAGGCGTTATTGTTGTCGCGGGCTCGCGACAAGTACTTTACCGAGCCTACCGGGAAAGATACCGTTGAACCGGTCCATTTCCAGCCGTCGGTAACACTGTCGTCCGATCCCAGAAACTCATCCGTGGGATCGATTACGTTGTCATTGTCCAAGTCACGGTAAAACTCGACCAGCACAACGTTGCCATCCGTGTCGGCTACAGTATTCGCTGTCAAGGTCATTGTCCCGCCAAGAATTACTGGGTCCGGGCTGTCGGACAACGACGCGATGGATGGGAGGGCATTCTTGATAGTGCTCGTTTTGGTTGCCGGGTTGCCCCAGATGGCCGGCAAACTTTGAGCGCGGGCAAAATAGCGATTGACGCCAACGTCGAACCCTGCGGTTGAGCCTGTCCAGACCCACCCATCTGCTCCACTGGCATCTATACCCAGTAGTTGGTCCGTGCCGAGTTCCAACGATCCGTTGGCATTCAAATCACGGTAGAACTCTACGGCCGTAACGCCGTAACCTCCGGAGGCGCTCACCCCATTCGCGGTCAACGTGATTGCGGCTGGGCGGGTCACGATTGTCGGGCTGGCAGAGAGTGATCCCACCACCGGAACGATTTGCGGCTGAACTGTCCCGGTGGCTGTGGCCGCCGGACTCCACAATTCGCCATCCCAGGCCCTTGCCAGATAACGGTGATCACCTAAGTAGAAGCTTGCGGTGGAACCGGACCACGACCAGCCGTCGCTGCTGATCGTATCCCCACCGAGGAACAGGTCGCCCTCGCCAACCGCCCCGTCACCATTGATGTCTCTATAAAACTCCAGGGCGAGCACTTCATCGACGCCATCAGGATCTGACACACCATGTACCGTCAATGTCAACTGCAATCCTTGAGTTACGAGGTCGGGACTGTCGGTCAATAGCGCAATGATGGGCGCGTCATTGACTGCCGTGACAGCGATCGTTCCTGCTGCCAAGTTGCTTTGAGCAGCCACCGTCGTACCGTTCTGACTGGACTCCGCATGAAAGGCACCGACCGCGTTGAT
Above is a window of Anatilimnocola aggregata DNA encoding:
- a CDS encoding beta clamp domain-containing protein; translated protein: MFAFQIGPWTLWLGIELAGRFPDIDRIIPTSYSKSTLQLAPADARFLVDNLPRLPSGDTNRELTLDLNGSVILRASSPSSPRPTELVLRNSSKQGVDVRICTDRKFLARAAEQGFAEISLPDNLSPAVARDATRIYLWMLLDPKEAIQPTPDCLRIESPLKFSSGGSSPRPTQKARVMPLTRIATRT